The genomic window GTCCAGCTTCTTTGGGGATGAAGTGATTACGAGAAGACGGCTGAGGGCGTTCCTGACGAGGTTTGGGGTCGGGGATTCGGACGAAGTGATAGACAGGCTCCTTTCGACTGGGGCGATGTTCGAACCCGAGAAGGATCATTTTCGCCTGGTGTAACGGGCCAGAACGAGAGCTACAAGAACAGCGATGGGGAATATCAGCATATCAAAGCCAGGGATTGCACCTCCTTCGCTTCCCAGCTTCACCACGACGGTGCCATCGGCGGAATAGTCGATCGTCGTGAATGTGTCATCAATGGACGCCCTTCCGCCCGGCGAGGAGATGTAAGAATAGGGGTAGTAGTAGTCCTCGATGTGCGTTCCGTTTCCATCGGATTTCCACTCGCTGAATCGATTCGCTCCTCTCACCAGGAACTCGTGATTCGCCATGTCCACGGTGACGTTCACTCCTCCTGTATTGGTGGGCAGATAGAATTCCAGCCACGCATGACCTACCCATTCGTTTGTGACGGAGTTGAGCATGGCCCCCAGCTCCACCCACGAAGGGATGCCCCGGGAGCGCAGCATGGACGCGAAGAGGAAGGACATATCGTCGCAGTCCCCGCTCCCGTCCTGAAGGGTCTGCATCGGGTACTTCACACTCCCAGTTCTGGTCGAGCTGTACGCAATGTGTGAGTCCAGATACTCGTACGTCCTCTTGGCTATTTCGAGCACCGACAGATCGCCCGGGGCGATTTGTGAGGCGAGCGTCTCGATATATGTGCCTTCGTACTCGATTCGCCACTCATCGTGGTTGTGCTGCGCTGACAGCTGCACGAGGAGGGGATCTGTCTTGCTCGCATCGCTGACAGACAACGCGCTGGATTCATCGATGTCCCACCAGATCGTCCTGGTTTGAATCTGATATGTGGCCTGGATGTTCGCCTCTCCAGAGCTCTGCCATATCATCCAGTCGGCTCCGTACTTCTGGACGGTATTGTAGGCAGGAGTGGAAGAGATGGCGATGACTTGCTGAGTCCCCCCGCTTATGTCTGGTGGTTCAGGCACGTCGACGGTGTATGACGTGACGGACGATATCGTGATCGACCTTCTGAC from Candidatus Thermoplasmatota archaeon includes these protein-coding regions:
- a CDS encoding transglutaminase-like domain-containing protein, which produces MILFLIILVIIILTPFLRDALINWLNPLSYRTFPESVDFTVRRSITISSVTSYTVDVPEPPDISGGTQQVIAISSTPAYNTVQKYGADWMIWQSSGEANIQATYQIQTRTIWWDIDESSALSVSDASKTDPLLVQLSAQHNHDEWRIEYEGTYIETLASQIAPGDLSVLEIAKRTYEYLDSHIAYSSTRTGSVKYPMQTLQDGSGDCDDMSFLFASMLRSRGIPSWVELGAMLNSVTNEWVGHAWLEFYLPTNTGGVNVTVDMANHEFLVRGANRFSEWKSDGNGTHIEDYYYPYSYISSPGGRASIDDTFTTIDYSADGTVVVKLGSEGGAIPGFDMLIFPIAVLVALVLARYTRRK